One window of the Candidatus Izemoplasmatales bacterium genome contains the following:
- a CDS encoding DNA integrity scanning protein DisA nucleotide-binding domain protein, translating to MGNFELLLIISYLYAIFLLVLRTKVSHKAIRLFKILLVALFVATLYHLIAEPFVGVDLAVKLIVFAPAVYILVMMYINEINTVMKKIGVGKKNRSRSGSKTNNDLAAKLSTAVDYLSARKIGALISVERDIKMSGYVNKAMMVNAPVTSELLATIFFTNTPLHDGAVIIRDDMILCAKAYYPSTDRTDLPLHYGTRHRAAIGISEQTDALTIVVSEETGYVSVTINRHIDYNVSKETLNLYFEKYLKIR from the coding sequence ATGGGCAACTTCGAATTGCTTCTCATCATTTCGTACCTGTACGCCATCTTCCTGCTCGTACTGCGTACGAAGGTCAGCCACAAGGCGATCCGCCTCTTCAAGATCCTGCTCGTCGCGCTGTTCGTCGCCACGCTTTATCATCTGATCGCCGAGCCGTTCGTCGGCGTGGACCTCGCGGTCAAACTGATCGTCTTCGCACCGGCCGTCTACATCCTCGTAATGATGTACATCAACGAGATCAACACGGTGATGAAGAAGATCGGCGTCGGCAAGAAGAACAGGTCGCGGTCCGGTTCGAAGACCAATAACGATCTCGCGGCGAAACTGTCGACCGCGGTCGATTATCTCTCCGCCCGCAAGATCGGCGCCCTCATCTCCGTCGAGCGCGACATCAAGATGTCCGGTTACGTGAACAAGGCGATGATGGTGAACGCGCCCGTCACGTCCGAACTGCTCGCGACCATCTTCTTCACGAACACGCCGCTCCACGACGGCGCCGTGATCATCCGCGACGACATGATTCTCTGTGCGAAGGCCTACTATCCGTCCACGGACCGCACCGACCTTCCCCTGCATTACGGGACCCGCCACCGCGCCGCCATCGGCATCTCGGAACAGACGGACGCACTGACGATCGTCGTCTCCGAGGAGACGGGGTACGTCAGCGTCACGATCAACCGCCACATCGACTACAACGTCAGCAAGGAAACGCTCAACCTCTATTTTGAAAAATACCTCAAGATCCGATAA
- a CDS encoding GtrA family protein: MNRIWRFVKTHFLTRKFLTFGIIGVVNTAIDSLVYLLFFDLLVPDVVFVARGVGFIVASIFSYFANALFTFKPESRNASQFGVVMTVFLIRMLVTMGLAEAINYVVETGIGIDYGTVPIAKLITPVMSSAIMIPIAYFALDAAYRRFGGKRIR, from the coding sequence TTGAATAGGATCTGGCGGTTCGTCAAGACGCATTTCCTCACCCGCAAGTTTCTCACCTTCGGCATCATCGGCGTCGTCAACACCGCGATCGACTCGCTCGTCTACCTGCTGTTCTTCGATCTTCTGGTTCCTGACGTCGTCTTCGTCGCGAGGGGCGTCGGCTTCATCGTCGCCTCAATCTTCTCGTATTTCGCGAACGCGCTCTTCACGTTCAAGCCGGAGTCCCGGAACGCCTCCCAGTTTGGCGTCGTGATGACCGTCTTCCTGATCCGGATGCTGGTCACGATGGGTCTCGCGGAAGCGATCAACTATGTCGTCGAAACCGGGATCGGCATCGATTATGGAACCGTGCCGATCGCCAAGCTGATCACACCGGTCATGTCTTCTGCGATCATGATCCCGATCGCCTATTTCGCGCTCGACGCGGCGTACCGCCGGTTCGGCGGAAAGCGGATCCGCTAA
- the glnA gene encoding type I glutamate--ammonia ligase encodes MPKYTKEEILRDAREQNVRYIRLTFTDINGTIKSVEIPVKRLETALDGKVMFDGSSIEGFVRILEADMYLHPDLNTWLIMNWEETSYGKVARLICDVYTPDGKPFPGDPRSNLKRIAARMEKLGFSALNIGFEPEFYLFKTKENGEPILDFTDQGGYFDLSPIDGAGDCRRDIVLELEKIGFTVEASHHEVGPGQCEINFQFSNIVEACDNVQTFKLVVKNIARRHGLHATFMPKPVAKVAGSGMHSNCSLWDSDGNNAFYDPSDPAGLSLTARKWLTGILTHARGFCAITNPTVNSYKRLVPGYEAPCYVSWSEHNRSVMVRIPATRGRTTRTEIRNVDCSCNPYMGMAVILASGLDGIERNLPLIGPVNENLFEKTAEERAALGVVNLPDNLKEAIGTLSADEIVKEALGEHIFEKFVELKSREWDDFRQAVTQWEINQYLKVM; translated from the coding sequence ATGCCGAAATACACGAAAGAAGAGATTCTACGCGACGCCAGGGAGCAGAACGTCCGCTACATCCGTCTGACGTTCACCGATATCAACGGCACCATCAAGAGCGTCGAGATTCCGGTCAAGCGCCTCGAGACGGCGCTCGACGGGAAGGTCATGTTCGACGGATCCTCGATCGAGGGGTTCGTCCGCATCCTCGAGGCCGACATGTATCTTCATCCCGACCTCAACACCTGGCTCATCATGAACTGGGAGGAAACGAGCTACGGGAAGGTCGCGCGACTCATCTGCGACGTCTATACGCCGGATGGTAAACCGTTCCCCGGCGACCCGAGATCCAATCTGAAGCGGATCGCCGCCCGCATGGAGAAGCTTGGCTTCTCCGCCCTCAACATCGGCTTCGAACCGGAGTTCTACCTGTTCAAGACCAAGGAGAACGGCGAACCGATCCTCGATTTCACCGATCAGGGAGGGTATTTCGACCTTTCGCCGATCGATGGCGCCGGCGACTGCCGACGCGACATCGTCCTCGAACTCGAGAAGATCGGATTTACCGTCGAAGCGAGCCATCACGAAGTGGGCCCCGGACAGTGCGAGATCAACTTCCAGTTCTCCAACATCGTCGAAGCCTGCGACAACGTCCAGACGTTCAAACTCGTCGTCAAGAACATCGCCCGCCGTCATGGTCTGCACGCGACGTTCATGCCCAAGCCCGTCGCCAAGGTCGCCGGCAGCGGCATGCACTCCAACTGTTCGCTATGGGATTCGGATGGAAACAACGCCTTCTACGATCCGAGCGATCCCGCCGGTCTCAGTCTGACGGCACGCAAGTGGCTTACGGGCATTCTGACGCATGCCCGCGGGTTCTGCGCGATCACCAATCCGACCGTGAACTCCTACAAACGCCTCGTCCCCGGTTATGAAGCCCCCTGTTACGTTTCGTGGTCCGAGCACAATCGCTCGGTCATGGTCCGGATTCCGGCGACCCGTGGCCGTACGACCCGCACGGAGATCCGTAACGTCGACTGTTCCTGCAATCCCTACATGGGGATGGCGGTCATCCTCGCGAGCGGGCTCGACGGGATCGAGCGGAACCTGCCCCTGATCGGTCCGGTGAACGAGAACCTGTTCGAAAAGACCGCCGAAGAGCGAGCCGCGCTCGGCGTCGTCAATCTGCCGGACAATCTCAAGGAAGCGATCGGTACGTTGTCCGCCGACGAGATCGTCAAGGAAGCTCTCGGGGAGCACATCTTCGAGAAGTTCGTCGAACTCAAGAGCCGGGAGTGGGACGATTTCCGCCAGGCGGTCACGCAGTGGGAAATCAACCAGTATCTCAAAGTGATGTGA
- the dusB gene encoding tRNA dihydrouridine synthase DusB, translating to MKWKIRDIEIPNQVVLAPMAGVTNPAFRRIAKELGIGLVYTEMVSDKGLGHNNGRTRSMLKIEPDEHPVTLQLFGADVESMVAAAIMIDRETDADIIDINMGCPVPKVVKSDAGSKLMKDPEKAFEIVSRIVSSVRKPVTAKIRSGWDHNDINAVAFARGIEEAGISAIAIHARTRTQMYSGSADWSIIRAVKQAVSVPVIGNGDIYSPEDAATMLKETGCDAVMIGRGVLGNPWLIRQTVDYLERGSYDGGPSLTERRAGIIKHMDYLVKEEGEKIAILEMRSHAAWYLKGLRDSAKAKLEVSKARTRDEMLRILDSFFESTDSTNKPGELE from the coding sequence ATGAAATGGAAAATCCGCGATATCGAAATCCCGAACCAGGTCGTCCTCGCTCCGATGGCCGGCGTCACCAACCCCGCGTTCCGTCGCATCGCCAAAGAACTCGGCATCGGGCTGGTCTACACGGAAATGGTGTCGGACAAGGGACTTGGGCACAATAACGGCAGAACCCGCAGCATGCTGAAGATCGAACCAGATGAACATCCGGTCACCCTACAACTCTTTGGCGCCGATGTCGAGTCGATGGTCGCCGCGGCGATCATGATCGATCGCGAAACCGATGCGGACATCATCGACATCAATATGGGATGCCCGGTACCGAAGGTCGTGAAGTCGGACGCGGGATCCAAGTTGATGAAGGATCCCGAGAAGGCGTTCGAAATCGTAAGCCGGATCGTCTCATCGGTTCGTAAACCCGTCACCGCCAAGATCAGAAGCGGCTGGGATCACAACGACATCAATGCGGTGGCGTTTGCGAGAGGGATAGAAGAAGCGGGCATTAGCGCAATCGCCATTCACGCCCGTACTCGAACGCAGATGTACTCCGGAAGCGCGGACTGGTCGATCATCAGGGCAGTGAAGCAAGCCGTATCCGTGCCCGTCATCGGGAACGGAGACATCTATTCTCCCGAGGATGCGGCAACAATGTTGAAGGAAACCGGGTGCGATGCGGTGATGATCGGACGCGGTGTCCTCGGGAATCCGTGGTTGATCAGACAGACGGTCGACTATCTTGAACGAGGAAGCTATGATGGCGGACCGTCACTAACGGAACGTCGTGCGGGTATCATAAAACATATGGACTATCTGGTGAAGGAAGAAGGAGAAAAAATCGCGATACTCGAGATGCGAAGTCACGCAGCATGGTATCTTAAGGGATTGCGTGATTCCGCAAAGGCGAAGCTGGAAGTTTCCAAAGCCAGAACAAGAGATGAAATGCTAAGAATCCTGGACAGCTTCTTCGAAAGCACGGATTCTACGAACAAGCCAGGCGAGCTCGAATGA
- the glyA gene encoding serine hydroxymethyltransferase: MTRLQETDLELYDLIQKEAERQRSHIELIASENFVSGAVLEAAGSILTNKYAEGYPKKRYYGGCEFVDMVEDLARERLKTLYGVKYANVQPHSGSQANMGAYRAVLQAKDVVMGLALDQGGHLTHGHPLNFSGVDYEFHPYYLSRETETIDYDALQAQATELRPKLIVAGASAYPRILDFKRFRAIADSVGAMLMVDMAHIAGLVAAGLHPNPCEYADIVTSTTHKTLRGTRGGVIMTNNQAIAERIDKIVFPGIQGGPLMHAIAAKAVAFKEAMTPEFKEYQRHVVDNAKAFADEFSKLGYHVVSGGTDNHLLLLDVKSKTGMTGKKAENLLDRVDITCNKNTIPYDQEKPFITSGIRLGTPAMTTRGFGEADFRMVARLIDRTLAHPEDEAVLAAVKADVAALVADHPLPR; this comes from the coding sequence ATGACCCGATTGCAGGAAACGGATCTCGAACTGTACGACCTGATTCAGAAAGAGGCGGAACGCCAGCGTTCGCACATCGAATTGATCGCTTCGGAGAACTTCGTCTCCGGTGCGGTCCTCGAAGCCGCCGGAAGCATCCTCACGAACAAGTACGCCGAAGGCTATCCCAAGAAGCGCTACTACGGCGGCTGCGAATTCGTCGACATGGTCGAGGACCTCGCCCGCGAACGTCTCAAGACGCTTTACGGCGTGAAGTACGCGAACGTCCAGCCGCATTCGGGCTCGCAGGCGAACATGGGCGCCTATCGTGCCGTGCTGCAGGCGAAGGACGTCGTCATGGGTCTCGCGCTCGACCAGGGCGGTCATCTGACCCACGGTCATCCGCTCAACTTCTCCGGCGTCGACTACGAGTTCCATCCCTATTACCTGTCCCGCGAGACCGAGACGATCGACTACGATGCGCTGCAGGCGCAGGCGACGGAACTCCGGCCGAAGCTGATCGTCGCCGGAGCGAGCGCCTATCCCCGCATCCTTGACTTCAAGAGATTCCGCGCGATCGCCGACTCCGTCGGGGCGATGCTCATGGTCGACATGGCCCACATCGCCGGACTCGTCGCAGCGGGGCTCCATCCGAATCCCTGCGAATACGCCGACATCGTCACGTCGACGACGCACAAGACGCTGCGCGGTACCCGCGGCGGCGTGATCATGACGAACAACCAGGCGATCGCGGAACGGATCGACAAGATCGTCTTCCCGGGAATCCAGGGCGGGCCGCTCATGCATGCGATCGCAGCGAAGGCGGTCGCCTTCAAGGAAGCGATGACGCCGGAGTTCAAGGAGTATCAGCGCCATGTCGTTGACAACGCCAAGGCGTTCGCCGACGAGTTTTCGAAGCTCGGCTATCACGTCGTGTCGGGCGGTACCGACAACCATCTGCTTCTCCTCGACGTCAAATCGAAGACGGGCATGACGGGCAAGAAGGCGGAAAACCTTCTCGATCGCGTCGACATCACCTGCAACAAGAACACAATCCCCTACGATCAGGAAAAGCCGTTCATCACTAGTGGCATCCGTCTCGGCACCCCGGCGATGACGACGCGCGGGTTCGGAGAAGCCGATTTCCGGATGGTCGCCCGTCTGATCGACAGGACGCTCGCGCATCCGGAGGACGAAGCCGTCCTCGCGGCCGTGAAGGCGGACGTCGCCGCGCTCGTCGCCGACCACCCGCTGCCCCGCTGA
- the hflX gene encoding GTPase HflX, giving the protein MEKAILVGLETNASIEFDYHMKELSALAEACDLQVLETFTQRLDGPTAALYIGSGKAEEIKSAVTTLGADVVVFDDELSPTHIRNLEKALTAKVIDRTILILDIFASRARTKEAMLQVELAQSQYMLPRTVGMYSSLSRQSGGIGSKGPGETKLELDKRILRDRIAHIQEELKEIVSVRRTQREKRKKDDIPTVALTGYTNSGKSTILNKMLEYSTSNTEKYVFMKDMLFATLETATRNVELGNKHQFLVTDTVGFISKLPHHLVEAFKSTLEEIKEASLILHIVDGSNPKAANQAAIVDEVLRSLEVKNIPIIYVINKSDLISDAPSLPLNPRLTISAKTGDGFDRLVQKIDDQLYSNNVIVTLFLPYDKGQIYSFLKDHANIIQTDYENEGMVVKADLNERLIGIYKQYIR; this is encoded by the coding sequence ATGGAAAAGGCAATCCTCGTGGGTCTCGAGACCAACGCAAGCATCGAATTCGATTATCACATGAAGGAACTGTCCGCACTTGCGGAGGCATGCGACCTTCAGGTTCTTGAAACTTTTACGCAAAGACTCGACGGGCCGACCGCCGCGCTGTACATCGGATCAGGCAAGGCCGAGGAGATCAAGAGCGCTGTGACGACGTTGGGTGCCGACGTCGTCGTTTTCGACGATGAACTCTCTCCGACACACATTCGCAATCTGGAAAAGGCGCTCACGGCCAAGGTCATCGACCGTACCATTCTGATTCTGGATATCTTCGCTTCGCGGGCCAGGACAAAGGAAGCCATGCTTCAAGTCGAACTCGCACAAAGCCAGTACATGCTTCCACGTACCGTTGGCATGTATTCCTCCTTGTCCCGTCAATCAGGCGGGATCGGTTCAAAGGGGCCGGGAGAGACGAAATTGGAACTGGATAAAAGAATCCTTCGTGATCGAATCGCTCACATACAGGAAGAATTGAAAGAAATCGTCTCCGTTCGAAGAACCCAACGTGAAAAGCGAAAGAAAGATGATATTCCCACCGTCGCGTTGACCGGATACACCAATTCCGGAAAATCAACAATACTGAACAAGATGCTAGAATACTCGACTTCGAATACAGAAAAATATGTCTTTATGAAGGATATGCTCTTCGCGACTTTGGAGACGGCGACGAGGAACGTTGAACTGGGCAACAAGCATCAGTTTCTGGTCACGGATACGGTCGGATTCATCTCAAAGCTGCCGCATCATCTGGTGGAAGCGTTTAAATCGACGCTCGAAGAGATCAAAGAAGCGTCTCTGATCCTCCATATCGTGGATGGATCCAACCCGAAAGCCGCGAATCAGGCTGCAATTGTGGATGAAGTGTTGCGTAGCCTTGAGGTCAAGAACATTCCGATTATCTATGTCATTAACAAATCGGACCTGATCAGTGACGCTCCTTCTTTGCCTTTGAACCCGAGGTTGACCATCAGCGCAAAGACGGGAGACGGTTTTGACCGACTCGTTCAGAAGATAGACGACCAATTGTACTCAAATAACGTGATTGTGACATTATTCTTACCCTATGATAAAGGCCAGATATACAGTTTTCTGAAGGATCATGCGAACATCATACAAACTGATTATGAAAACGAAGGCATGGTCGTCAAAGCTGATCTAAATGAACGCCTTATTGGAATCTACAAACAATATATAAGATAA
- a CDS encoding glycosyltransferase family 2 protein, with protein MKKLTIIVPSYNEEKNVRPFFEETVKHLTDPDYVYEILYVNDGSRDATLDEIKAVAAEDPRVRYISFSRNFGKEAAMHAGLEHIADSDAAIIIDCDLQQPPSLIPEMIRFHKEGYRIVYTKGSTRKNEPKMRAFFANLYYRFYNSYADRPLDNGAKDFQLLDRVVIDAFLKIKDKNRFMKGIFSWVGYKRICLEYDFIPRVRGKSSWSFRSLFRYGFNGMNQFSNVMMVLPALGLLLGLLLAAAAVALFAVGVLAFEAFFISAMIIVAFLFLDLVAYGLFYLLYQIRRQVLDRPHYLIEEASEGIDVE; from the coding sequence ATGAAGAAACTGACGATCATCGTTCCATCCTATAACGAAGAGAAGAACGTCCGCCCGTTCTTCGAGGAGACGGTGAAGCACCTGACGGATCCCGATTACGTCTACGAGATCCTTTATGTGAACGACGGATCCCGCGATGCGACCCTCGATGAGATCAAGGCCGTCGCGGCGGAAGATCCGCGCGTCCGGTACATCTCCTTCTCGCGCAATTTCGGAAAGGAAGCGGCGATGCACGCCGGCCTCGAGCACATCGCCGACAGCGACGCCGCGATCATCATCGACTGCGACCTGCAGCAGCCGCCTTCGCTGATTCCGGAGATGATCCGTTTCCATAAGGAAGGCTACCGGATCGTCTATACCAAGGGCAGCACGCGCAAGAACGAACCGAAGATGCGCGCGTTCTTCGCCAACCTCTACTACCGCTTCTACAACAGCTATGCCGACCGTCCGCTCGACAACGGCGCGAAGGACTTTCAGCTTCTGGATCGCGTCGTGATCGACGCGTTCCTGAAGATCAAGGACAAGAACCGTTTCATGAAGGGAATCTTCTCGTGGGTCGGATACAAACGGATCTGCCTGGAGTACGATTTCATTCCCCGGGTCCGCGGCAAGAGCAGCTGGAGCTTCAGGAGCCTGTTCCGCTACGGGTTCAACGGCATGAACCAGTTCTCCAACGTCATGATGGTGCTGCCGGCGCTCGGACTGCTCCTCGGACTTCTGCTCGCGGCCGCCGCCGTCGCCCTCTTCGCCGTCGGCGTCCTTGCGTTCGAGGCGTTCTTCATTTCCGCGATGATCATCGTCGCGTTCCTCTTTCTCGATCTGGTCGCCTACGGTCTGTTCTATCTGCTCTACCAGATCAGGCGTCAGGTTCTCGACCGCCCCCACTATCTGATCGAGGAAGCGTCCGAGGGAATCGACGTTGAATAG
- the pyrR gene encoding bifunctional pyr operon transcriptional regulator/uracil phosphoribosyltransferase PyrR, with protein MIINHETALKTLRRMTHEILEKNDDLNDVVLIGILKKGLPVAQAIRDNIRQYAGVEVPVIELDISMHRDDDKRRPATMPDFAVAGKVCILVDDVLFTGRTARAAMDAIVDMGRPKRIEYAVLVDRGHRELPIRADYVGKNAPTSLDETVIVNLTGPDAGVYIERTR; from the coding sequence ATGATCATCAATCACGAAACCGCCCTGAAGACCCTGCGTCGCATGACGCACGAGATCCTCGAGAAAAACGACGACCTCAACGACGTCGTCCTGATCGGCATTCTGAAAAAGGGTCTGCCGGTCGCGCAGGCGATCCGGGACAACATCCGGCAGTACGCCGGCGTCGAGGTGCCCGTCATCGAACTCGACATCTCGATGCACCGCGACGACGACAAGCGGCGTCCCGCTACCATGCCGGACTTCGCCGTCGCCGGCAAGGTCTGCATCCTCGTCGACGACGTCCTGTTCACGGGACGCACCGCGCGGGCGGCGATGGACGCGATCGTCGACATGGGTCGTCCGAAGCGGATCGAATACGCCGTGCTCGTCGACCGCGGGCATCGCGAACTGCCGATCCGCGCCGATTATGTCGGCAAGAACGCTCCGACCTCGCTCGACGAGACCGTGATCGTGAACCTCACCGGCCCCGATGCCGGCGTCTACATAGAAAGGACAAGGTGA
- a CDS encoding glycoside hydrolase family 16 protein: protein MKKLLILLVVVTVSVLVYACDMTTTASTSATTGNTTLSTLDPDSLEANIPAECEGVAIVSGWVPTWCEEFNYEGGVDPTKWRHQTGGGGFGNNELQYYTNRSQNAYVDGEKLILTALREDYGGEDYTSAKIWTQGIKNWKYGKFEMRAKLPGVAGTWPAFWMMPKQSVYGGWPASGEIDIMEHTAFYNIDNVVGSLHTAAYNHKIGTQISYSRETANLTTDFHVYSVTWNEYSFSWWVDNYKYGSYVFNAASVAGAGLKISDAWPFDQEFYLILNLAMGGSMGGTVDSAFTSDTFEIDYVRVYQRDYLIDDAAPPLPATALAIANAVDTTAYVYWTKAVDDNQVRYYNVYVNGVYLRSVSLNVVKLTGLTAGTPVLVEIEAEDYAGNLSSKTAITVETTASQ from the coding sequence ATGAAGAAACTGCTGATTCTACTTGTCGTGGTGACGGTATCGGTGCTGGTCTATGCATGCGACATGACCACGACCGCATCGACGTCCGCGACGACAGGCAACACGACCTTGTCCACGCTTGATCCGGACTCTCTCGAAGCGAACATCCCCGCCGAATGCGAGGGCGTCGCGATCGTCAGCGGCTGGGTTCCGACCTGGTGCGAGGAATTCAACTACGAAGGCGGCGTCGATCCGACCAAGTGGCGCCATCAGACGGGCGGGGGCGGGTTTGGCAACAACGAACTCCAGTACTACACGAACCGGTCCCAGAACGCCTACGTCGACGGCGAAAAACTGATCCTCACTGCGCTTCGGGAAGACTACGGCGGCGAAGACTACACGTCGGCCAAAATCTGGACGCAAGGCATCAAGAACTGGAAGTACGGCAAGTTCGAGATGCGCGCGAAGCTTCCCGGAGTCGCGGGCACCTGGCCGGCCTTCTGGATGATGCCGAAGCAAAGCGTCTACGGCGGGTGGCCCGCCAGCGGCGAAATCGACATCATGGAACATACCGCGTTCTACAACATCGACAACGTCGTCGGCTCGCTCCATACGGCCGCATACAACCACAAGATCGGGACGCAGATCAGCTACAGTCGGGAGACTGCGAATCTGACCACGGATTTCCATGTCTATTCGGTCACGTGGAACGAGTATTCCTTCAGCTGGTGGGTCGACAACTACAAATACGGTTCGTACGTCTTCAACGCCGCGTCCGTCGCCGGTGCCGGATTGAAGATCTCCGATGCGTGGCCGTTCGATCAGGAGTTCTATCTGATCCTGAACCTCGCCATGGGCGGATCCATGGGCGGGACCGTCGACTCCGCATTCACGAGCGATACGTTCGAAATCGACTACGTCCGCGTCTACCAGCGCGACTATCTCATCGACGATGCCGCTCCGCCGCTCCCGGCGACCGCGCTGGCGATCGCGAACGCCGTCGACACCACCGCGTACGTCTACTGGACCAAAGCCGTCGACGACAATCAGGTCCGCTACTACAACGTCTATGTGAACGGCGTCTATCTGCGGTCGGTTTCGCTCAACGTCGTGAAGCTCACCGGCTTGACCGCCGGCACTCCGGTCCTCGTCGAAATCGAGGCGGAGGATTATGCCGGAAACCTGTCCTCGAAGACGGCGATCACCGTCGAGACGACCGCGTCTCAATGA
- the hslO gene encoding Hsp33 family molecular chaperone HslO, translating to MNDYLVKAYAFDATVRLYAARTTNLAEEARNIHDTFPAASAALGRTLTAAAIMGAMYKGDQSLSIRIDGGGPLGPIVVTTNTRGEVRGYVGNPHVHGSTNDGKLAVGFVVGHDGFIHVTKNLNIRNIFTSSAELQTGEIAEDFTYYFLKSEQIPSAVGLGVLVETDNSIVSAGGFILQVMPGAKPETLDRIDATIRAMRPVSELIQDGYTPEMIVQEITGGEHEIVERLELGYRCDCSRERFGRGIASLDRTELDEMIAEGKPIETVCHFCNRKYEFTVADLQAMLPPDPLAKS from the coding sequence ATGAACGATTATCTTGTCAAAGCCTATGCATTCGACGCTACCGTCCGTCTCTATGCCGCCCGAACCACGAACCTCGCCGAAGAGGCCCGCAACATCCACGATACGTTTCCCGCGGCGTCCGCGGCGCTCGGTCGAACCCTGACGGCCGCCGCAATCATGGGTGCCATGTACAAGGGCGACCAGAGTCTTTCGATCCGCATCGACGGCGGTGGTCCCCTCGGTCCGATCGTCGTTACGACGAATACCCGCGGTGAAGTCCGCGGATACGTCGGAAATCCGCATGTGCACGGATCGACGAACGACGGCAAACTGGCCGTCGGTTTCGTCGTCGGACACGACGGCTTCATCCACGTCACGAAGAATCTGAACATCCGCAACATCTTCACGTCCAGTGCCGAGCTGCAGACCGGGGAGATCGCCGAGGATTTCACGTATTATTTCTTGAAGAGCGAACAGATTCCCTCGGCCGTCGGTCTTGGAGTCCTCGTCGAAACGGACAATTCGATCGTGTCCGCCGGCGGTTTCATCCTGCAAGTCATGCCCGGTGCGAAACCGGAAACGCTTGACCGCATCGATGCGACCATTCGGGCGATGCGACCGGTCAGCGAACTCATCCAGGACGGCTATACGCCGGAGATGATCGTCCAGGAGATCACCGGGGGAGAACACGAGATCGTGGAACGCCTCGAGCTCGGGTACCGCTGCGACTGCAGTCGCGAGCGTTTCGGCCGTGGGATCGCCTCCCTGGATCGCACCGAACTCGACGAGATGATCGCCGAAGGCAAGCCGATCGAGACCGTATGCCATTTCTGCAACCGCAAGTACGAATTCACGGTCGCCGACCTGCAGGCGATGCTGCCGCCCGACCCCCTTGCGAAATCGTGA